The Thermomonospora curvata DSM 43183 DNA segment GCAGGCTCGGCAGGCTGATCGCCCGCCATGGCCTGGAAGAGGTGGTCGAGCTGTGCGGCCCGACCGGTGACCTGGGGGCGGAGATGGCCAAGGCGTCGGTGTATGTGCTCTCCTCCCGGTTCGAGGGCATGCCGATGGTGGTGCTGGAGGCGATGAGCAAAGGGCTGCCGGTGGTGGCCTTCGACTGCCCCACCGGCCCGGCCGAGCTGATCCGCCACGGCCACGACGGGCTGCTGGTGCCGCCGCGGGACGTGGCCGCCCTGGCCGCCGCGCTCGATGAGATCGTCTCCGACGCGGCGCTGCGGCGCCGGATGGGCGAGAACGCCCGCCGCTCGGCCGAGGCCTACCGGCTGCCGGTGATCGGCGCCCGCTGGGAGGAGCTCATCGACCGGCTGGTCCGCTCCCGCCCGCCGGCCGGGGCTGCGGTGCCCGTGGCGGCCCGCCCGGCGGCGGGCGGCCGCCCGCCGGTGCGCAGCGGCGACCGCATAAGGTAATGCCGGCGAGCAAGGGCGGACGGAGGCGAGGCAGACATGACCACCGGCCAGCGTTCCCTGCGCGATGCGCTGCTGGACGCGTTCGCCGAGCTGCTCCCCCTGCGCGGCTACCGGGGCGTCCGCATGCAGGACGTGGCCGACGCGGTGGGGGTCAGCAGGCAGACGGTCTACAACGAGTTCGGCGACAAGTGGGGGCTGGCGCAGGCCCTGATGATCCGCCGCAACGAGCAGTACCTGGACGGCATCGACCAGGTGTTCCGCCGGCACGACGACCTGTATGAGGCGGTGGCCGCGGCGGTCGCCTACACCCTGGAGATGTCGGCCGACGACCCGGTCTCCAAGGCGGTCCTGACCGGCGCCGGCGGCGAGGAGCTGCTGCCGCTGATGACCACCCAGGCCGAGCCGGTGCTGTTCGGCGCCCGCACGCGCCTGATCGAGCATGTGGCCGCGCAGTGGCCGCAGCTGGACCGGCGGGCGCTGGCGGAGGTGGCGGACGCGGCGATCCGGCTGACGATGAGCCACATGCTGCTGCCGGCCGACCCGCCCGAGCAGGTGGCCCGGCAGATCGCCCGGATGGTCGCCCGCTACCTGGGCGAGCCGTGCCCGCCCCCCAAGGTGCGTCAGTAATCCCTTACTGGAGTTGGTACCGTGTGCTGCGGACCGACGAAGGTGAGGAGGCGCGGTGGACTTCGACCTGCCGGAGAGCGCGAACGCGGTGCGCGAGGGAGTGCGCGCCATCGCGGAGCGATACGACCAGGAGTACTGGGACCGGTGCGACGCCGAGAAGCGCTGGCCCGAGGAGGTCTGGCAGGAACTGGTCAAGGGCGGCTGGACGGCGCTGGCCATCCCCGAGGAGTACGGCGGCGCCGGGCAGGGCCTGCTGGAGCTGGCGGTGGCCCTGGAGAACCTGGCGGCCGGCGGCGCCGGCGGCGCGGCCACCTTCATGTACCTGCTCACCCCGGCCTTCGGCGGGCTGACCATCGCCCGCCACGGCACCGAGGCCCAGCGCCGGGAGTTCCTGCCCAAGATCGCCGCCGGTGAGCTGGAGACCTGCTTCGCCATCACCGAGCCGGACGCCGGCAGCAACTCCATCAACATCTCCACCCACGCCGTGCGCGACGGCGACCACTTCCTGGTGCGCGGCCAGAAGATCTGGATCTCGGGGGTGGAGCGCGCCGACTACATGGTGCTGGTGACCCGCACCATCCCGGCCGCCGAGGCCAGGCCGCGGACCAGCGGGTTCACCGTGCTGCTGGTGGACATCAAGGAGGCGGTGGCCGCCGGGACGCTGACCTACCAGCCGATCCCCAAGCTGGGCACCAACACGGTCGCCTCCAACATGGTGTTCCTGGACGATGTGCGGGTGCCCGCCGACCGGGTGCTCGGCGAGGTCGACCAGGGCTTTGCGGTGCTGTGGGACATCCTCAACCCCGAGCGGATCCTGGCGGCGGCCGGCGGCGTGGGCTCGGCGGAGCTGACGTTGAAGATCGCCTGCGACTACGCCCGCGAGCGCGCCCCCTTCGGCAAGCCGATCGGCGCCAACCAGGCGGTGGCCTTCCCGCTGGCCCGCATCAAGGCCCAGGTGGAGCTGGCCCGGCTGATGACCTACAAGGCCGCCTGGCTGTGGGACCGGCACCGCCCCTGCGGCGCGGAGGCCAACATCGCCAAGCTGACCGCGGCCGACGCCGCCTGGCAGGCCGCCGACCGCGCCTTCCAGGTCCACGGCGGCATGGCCTACTCGCTGGAGTACCCGGTGGCCCGCTTCTTCCGGGACGCCCGGATCGCCAAGAACATCCCGGTGGCCGAGGAGCTGGTGCTGGCCCACATCGCCCAGCACGAGCTGGGGCTGCCCAAGTCGTACTGACCGGGCATGCCCGATAGCGGGGTGTTGCCCATATCACACTCCCGGCGGATCATGGGGGCGTCGGACCCGCTTCACCGGACGCCGAGGAGATCGCCATGCCCAGGTCTTACGCCAGCGCCGTGATCGACGCGCCCGCCGACGAGGTGTGGGCCTACGTGCGCGACAGCGGCAACCTGGCGCAGTGGCGGCCGGGCATCACCACCTGCGCCATCGAGGACGACGGGCCGGCGGACCGGGTGGGCTCGGTGCGCCGGCTCATCGGCGTGGGCAGCACCTTCCGCGAACGGCTGACCCTGCTGGACGACGAGGCCCGCTGCTGCGCCTACGACATCCTCGAATGCCCGCTGCCGGTGCGCGACTGCCGCGCCACGATCCGGGTGGCGCCGGTCACCGACACCGGGCAGGCGTTCGTGGAGTGGCAGGCGGAGTTCACCGCCGACGCCGCCGACGAGCGCGCCATGACCGCCACCTTCGACCGCGCGGTGCTGGGGCCGGGGCTGGATCTGCTGCGCCGGCGCTTTCGCTGACGGCGGCGGGCGGGCCCGTCACACCCGGCCGGGCCGCCGCACCGCCGTGAACGCCTCCCGCAGCCGCCGCACCGCCAGCGCGCGGGCCTGCGCCCCGGCCTCGAAGATCTCCGGGAGCAGGAAGAAGGAGTGGATCATCCCGGGGTAGCGGTGCAGCTCGACCGGCACGCCGGCCTCGGCCATCCGGCGGGCGTAGGCCTCGGCCTCATCGCGCAGGATGTCGCACTCGGCGGTGATCACCGTGGCGGGCGCCAGGCCGGACAGGTCCGGGGCGCGCAGCGGGGCCAGGCGGGGGTCGGCGGGGTCGGCGCCGGCCCGGTACATCTCCATGAACGCGGCCATCGCCGCCGCGTCCAGGCCCAGGCCCGTCCCGTACCGCTCCCAGCTGGGGGTGTCCATGGCGGTGTCGGTGACGGGGTAGACCAGCAGCTGGTGGGCCAGGCGCAGGCCCTCGTCGCGGGCCCGCAGGGCGGTCACCGCGGCGAGGTTGCCCCCGGCGCTCTCCCCGGCGACCGCCAGCGCCGCCGGGTCGGCGCCATAGCGGCCCGGGTCGGCGGCCACGTCGGCCAGCACCGCCCAGGCGTCCTCGGTGGCGGCCGGGAAGGGGTGCTCGGGCGCCAGCCGGTAGCCGACGTTGACCACCGCGCAGCCGATCCCGGCCGCCAGTTCCCGGCACAGGGCGTCCACATCCTCGATCCCGCCGATCACCCAGCCGCCGCCGTGCAGGTACACCAGGGTCGGCAGCGCTCCCGCAGCGCGCGGCACGGCCCGGTACAGGCGCACCGGGATCGGTCCCCCGGGCCCGGCGACGTGCAGGTCGCGCACCTCCGGCAGCGCGGGACCGGTCGGCCCCGTTCCCAGGCCGTGCCGGCCGGCCCGCCGCAGATTCTCCACGCTGAGGTCGTCTCCGACCATCTGCCCGCACAGGGCCAGCAGTTCCCGGAACTTGACGATCTGCGGATGCGGGCTCAATCGGCCTCCCGGGGGTCAGCGCCCGGCGGCCTCGGCCACCAGGCTCTCGAACAGACGAAGGTCATCTCCGTCTTCGGGATGCCACTGCACCGCCAGTCCAAACCGGTGCTCGGGCAGTTCGACCGCCTCCACCACCTGATCGGAGGTCCAGGCCACCGCGACCAGCCCGCTGCCCAGCCGCTGGGCCGCCTGGTGGTGGTAGGTGGGCACGTCGGCCGTCTCACCGAGGATCTTGCCCAGCCGGCTGGCCGGGTCGATCCGCACCCGGTGGGTGCCGATCTTGCCCGGGGCGGGGCGGTGCTCGTGGTGGCCGACCGCCTCCGGCAGGTGCTGGATGAGGGTGCCGCCCCGGGCCACGTTGAGCACCTGCAGGCCCCGGCAGATGCCCAGGAACGGCAGGTCCGCCTCTATGGCGGCGCGGGCGAGGGCCAGCTCGAAACGGTCCCGCCGGGGGTGCGCGGAGCCGGTCTTCGGGTGCCGCTGCGCCCCGTACAGCGCCGGGTCCAGGTCAGATCCCCCGGCCAGCACCAGGCCGTCCAGCTGCCGCATCAGCGTGGCCAGGCCGCGCAGCGTCTCCTGCGGCGGGATCAGCACCGGCACTCCGCCGGCGCGTTCGATCGACCGCAGGTAAGAGGACGGCAGCAGGGCGGCCTCGCGCACCCACTCCCCCCACCGGGCCGGTTCCTCGTAAGCCGTCACGCCGATGATCGGCGGAGTCCGCCCCAGTGTTTCGCCGGTTCCGGTCCTGCCCTCGGTCATGGGGGACTCTCCTTTGCTCGTGAACGCTCCTGGTGCTCCAGGCCTCCGGTTCGCCCAACGGATCTTTCCGGCCCGCCGTCCGCGCCCGCCGGGGGCGGGGTGCGGCCGGGCCCGCGGATCGGCACGCCGGAAAGATGGTCATCGTACAGTTTTCGTCGCCCTTCTCCCCTGGCGGTCACCATGATGCACGATGCCCGATTCCGGCATGCACGGCGCCCTGCCGCGGACGATCGTCGGGCGGGTCCGACGATAGATGCACCGGCGGGTGAAAATCTCTGCACCGCGATGCGGGCGGGCCCGCCGCCGACCTCTCGCCGTGACCACCGAACGTACACGCCCGGCCTTTCCAGTGTGCCGCCCCGCCGCTCGCAGGCGGGGCGCCGCGACCGAGGACAGCACCGTGACCTGGGGATTCTCGACCTCGGGAACTACTCGGCCGCCCCCTTGCCCACCGGGCCGCACACGAGAAAAGCCCAGCCCCGCCGTGGTCCCGGCGAATGGTCACGATCGGTGACTTCCACTGCGGAATATTCGGCGAATATACCAACCGGTATCCATGAAAGAGATCTAATAAATCGGCGACTTCAACCGGCGCAGACGACGATTCGATTGCAATTTTCAACGCGAATCGGTTGAGCGTGCATACGGAAGGTGCGAGACTCTCAGCAAGCCGGACATGCCGTGCCCATGCGGGCCGATCACGCTGCTCCGCATGCCGACTCACCGGAAAATCACGGAAACCTCCAGGGGGCGTGCTTGGCTCATGTCGTCCGACTCCCGGATCATCAAAGAGAGTTTCGCACTAATGGCGCCAGAGGCCGATAAGGCGTCGGCGTATTTCTACGGCCGGCTGTTCGCCGAGCATCCGCAGCTGCGGACGCTGTTTCCGCCCGCGATGGACCGCCAGCGCGACCGGATGCTGCGGGCGCTGACCCGGATCGTCTGGAGCCTGGAAGACCCCGACTCCCTCACCGGCTACCTGCGCGACCTGGGCCGGGACCACCGCAAGCTGGGCATCCGGCCCGAGCACTACGCCGCCGTCGGCACGGCGCTGATCGCCACCTTGCGCAAGTTCGGCGGGCCGTGGTGGACACCGCGCATGGAGGCGGCCTGGACCGCGGCGTTCTCCGCCGCCGCGGCGACGATGATCGACGCGGCCGAGGCCGAGGCCGAGCACTCGCCGCCCTGGTGGGTCGGCGAGGTGGTCGGCCACGAACGCTACGGCCACGACCTGGCGGTGCTGACCATCCGCCCCGACCAGCCGCTGCGCCATGTCGCCGGGCAGCACATCTCGGTGCAGACCGCGCGCTGGCCGCGGGTGTGGCGGCGCTATTCGGTGGCCAACGCGCCTCGCCCGGACGGCGCCTTGACCCTGCATGTGCGGGCGGTGCCCGGCGGCTGGGTGAGCGGCGCCCTGGTCCGCTACACCAAGGTCGGCGACCGGCTGACGCTCGGCCCGGCGATGGGCGGCCTGACCCTGCAGGCCGCCTCCGGCGGCGATCTGCTGCTGGTGGCCGGCGGCACCGGGCTGGCCCCGCTCAAGGCGCTGGCCGAGCAGGTCGCCGCCACCGAGCCGGGGCGCCGGGTCCACCTGGTGTGGGGCGTGCGGACCACCGTCGACCTGTACGCCCTGCCGCAGCTGCGGGCGCTGGAGGCCGGCTGCGCCGGGCTGCGGGTCACCGTGGCGGTCTCCGACGATCCCTCCTTCGACGGGCTGCAGGGCACGGCGGCCGACGTGCTCGACCGGCTCGACGAGCCCCTCGGCCCCGACACCGACGTCTATGTGAGCGGCCCCGCCGCGATGGTCGCCCGCACGGTCGGCGTGCTGCGCGACCGGGGCGTGCCGCCGGAGCGGATCCACCACGATGAGCCTGAGGAGGCCGAGCCGCAGGTCGCCGCGGCAAGGTTTGTCGAGCAGCGGGTCACCGCTCGACAGCCCGCCATCTGACGGGCCGTTCCGCCGTGGCGGCGACCCGCCGCCGGGTGGGCGAGCGTCTCCAGCAGCGCCGAGCGGCGCATGAACGGCCGGATCTGCTCCCAAGGGCGCGACCAGGTCAGCCGGCGCGCCGGCGCCCAGGCGGTGACGCCCGCCGCGCCGGCCTGCTCCACCTGCCGGGCGATCTCCTCCAGCCGGCCGGCGTGGTGGGCGACCATCGCATCGCCCCGGTCGGCCAGGCCGGCGAAACGGTACTCGTGCGCCGGCAGCACCTCCTCCACCGGCAGCGCCCGCACCTTCTCCAGGGGGTCGTGGCGCTGCTGGGGGTGGACGGAGATGACCGGGGTGATCCGCGGCAGCACATGGTCCCCCGACCGCAGCAGGGCGCGGTCGAGGTCCAGGAAGCAGAGGTGGCCCGGCGAGTGCCCCGGCGTCCACACCGTGCGCAGCCGCACCCCCGCGGCAACGCCGGGAAGGACCACAGCCCGGGCCGCACCCGCTCGACGGGCGGCAGCACCCTGTCCTGCCTCGCCGGTGCTGCACCGCGCGCTCCTCGTCCCGGGGAACGATCTCGGTGCAGGTGTCTATTACGGGCGCTCTGCCGCATTCCGGCCGCCCTCACCAACCGGCGCGTTCGCGCAGGTGATTACCCGTGGGGTGACGAGCGGGCCAACGCCTTTACAACGTAGATCTCTTTTGGGCGGAGAGACGCATGCGGCGCCCGCCCGGCGTCACGAGGACGCGACGCCGCTCACGGCCGGCCGCGGGAACCGTCCGGCTCGCCCTCGCCTCCCGGCGAGCGGCCCGGGACATCCCATCGGCTCTCCCCCAGACGCCCGCGGCCCCCGGAGATAGACCAAAGTCGATGCCGCCGCCGACCGGTGGATGATGCCCATGGCCGGAACCGGCCCTACGGTGGAGTCCGTGCCGCGACGATCGCTCCGGGAATGGAGCACCGACCTGTGCTACCTCGGCCTGGCGACGCTGGTGGGCGCCTTCTTCGTGGTCGCCATCCGCACCGACCCCGACCAGGTGGACGTGCCGCCGCTCGGCTATGAGGCGGCCATCGCCGTATTGTGCGCCGCGTTGACGCTGTGGCTGCGGCGGCGCAGGCCGGTCGCGCTGGCGGTGATCTTCCAGGCGGGCGGGATCATGTCGGCCGGCGGGCTGGGCTTCACCGCCATGGCGCTGTTCAACCTGGCGATCCACCGGCCCTGGCGGATCACGGTGGCGCTGACCGCCCTGCACCTGACGGTGGTGAGCCTGCTGTGGCGGCTGGAGCCGGGCACCGAACGCGACTACTGGGAGGGCGTGACCGTCCTGGCCCTGCTGTACGTCGCGCTGATCGCCTTGGGCATGCTGATCCGCTCCCAGCGGCAGCTGGTGCTGGCCGCCCAGGAACGCGCCCGGCAGGCCGAGGAAGGGCAGCGGCTGCGCATCGAGGAGGCCCGCCACCACGAGCGGGAACGGCTGGCCCGGGAGATGCACGATGTGCTGGCGCACCGGATCTCGCTGCTGGCCCTGCACGCCGGGGCGCTGGAGTACCGGGGCAACCTTCCGGAGGCCGAGCAGCGAGCCGCCCAGGTGATCCGGGAGTGCGCCCATGAGGCGCTGGAGGAGCTGCGCGAGGTGATCAGGATGCTCCGCGGGGGCGCCGAGGCCGGCGCCGACCGGCCCCAGCCCACCCTCACCGACCTGCCGGAGCTGATCGAGCAGTCCCGGCAGGCCGGCATGCGCATCACGCTGGAAGAACAGGTCCCCGCCCGGCCGGCGGTCCCGGACCGGATCGGGCGGCACGCCTACCGGATCGTCCAGGAAGGGCTGACCAACGCCGGCAAGCACGCCCCGGGCGCGCACGTACGGGTGAAGGTCGCGGCGGTGCCCGGCGAGGGGGTGACGGTCGAGGTGACCAACCCGCTGCCGGTGGGGACCGCCGTGCCCGCCCTGCCCGGCGCCGGGGCCGGCCTGATCGGGCTGCGCGAACGCGTCGGGCTCGTCGGCGGGCGCCTGGAGCACGGCGACACCCCCGACGGCGACTTCCGGCTGCACGCCTGGCTACCGTGGCCTGCGCCATGAGCGCTCCGATCCGGATTTTGATCGTCGATGACGACGCGCTGGTCCGGCTGGGCCTGTCGATGATGCTGGCCGGGGCCGAGGACCTGCAGATCGTCGGCGAGGCCGCCGACGGCGCCGAGGCGCTGGCGGCCGCGGGCGAGCTGCGTCCCGACGTGGTGCTGATGGACATCCGCATGCCGCGCATGGACGGCCTGACGGCCACCGAACGGCTGCGCGCCCGCCGCGATCCGCCGGAGGTCATCATCATGACGACCTTCGACACCGACGAGCACATCCTGCGGGCGATGCGCGTCGGAGCGTGCGGCTTCCTGCTCAAGCACACCCCGCCGCCGCAGATCGTGCAGGCCATCCGGCAGGTGGCGGCCGGGGAGCCGATCATCTCCCCCTCGGTGCTGCGCCGCCTGATGAACTACGTCGGCGACCTGGCCGCCGCCCCGCCCGACCCGCGCCGCGAACGCGCCCGCGCCGCGCTGCAGCGGCTCAGCCCGGGCGAGCGGGCGGTGGCCCTGCTGATCGGCCAGGGCCGCTCCAACGGCGAGATCGGCCGGGAGCTGTCGATGAGCGTGGCGACCGTGAAGGCGTATGTGTCGCGGGTGCTGACCAAACTGGACCTCAACAACCGGGTGCAGGTGGCGCTGCTGGTGCACGACGCCGCCTTGGAGGACGAGCCGCCCGCCCAGACCTGAGACGGCCCTTGCGGCGAACCTCGGTCGCCGCGGGGTTCGACCGGAGTCGCCGCGGCGTCGACCACCGGCCGCTGCGCGGCCCGCCGCCGTGCCGCCAGCCTGGGGCGCATGATCGAAGTCACCGACCTCACCAAGCGGTACGGGGACGCGGTCGCCGTGCAGGGGGTGTCCTTTCGCTGCGAACCGGGCACCGTCACCGGCTTCCTCGGCCCCAACGGCGCCGGCAAGTCCACCACGATGCGGATGATCTGCGGGCTGACCCCGCCCACCTCCGGGTCGGCCACCGTGCTGGGCGTCCCCTACCGGCGCATCCCCAACCCCGGCCGGCACGTGGGGGTGCTGCTGGACGCCTCCGCCCAGCACTCCGGCCGCACCGGCCGGGAGACGCTGGAGCTGACCGCGCGGACCCTGGGCGTGGACGCCGCACGGGCCGCTCAGATGCTGCAGCGGGTCGGGCTGCCGCCGGCCGCCGCGCGCCGCCGGGTCGGCGGTTACTCGCTGGGCATGCGGCAGCGGCTGGGCATCGCCCAGGCGCTGCTGGGCGACCCCCGCGTGTTGATCTTGGACGAGCCGGCCAACGGGCTGGACCCGGAGGGCATCCACTGGATGCGCACCATGCTGCGCGACTTCGCCGACCGGGGCGGGACGGTGCTGCTGTCGTCGCACCTGCTGCGCGAGGTGGAGGCGGTCGCCGACCGGTTCGTGGTGATCGCCGGCGGCCGGATCGTCGCCCAAGGCGGCCGGGAGCTGCTGACCGCCTCCGCCGCCACGTTCGTGCGCGCCCTGAACTCCGCGGAGCTGGAGACGGCGCTGGCCGAGGCGGGGCTGAGCGCTCGGCACTGCGGCGACGGCGCCTTCACCGTCGCCGCGGACGCCGAGGCGGTCGGCCGGGCCGCGGCCAAGGCCGGTGTGGTGCTGCTGGAGCTGCGCCCCGCCGGCGGCGGCGCTCTGGAGGAGCTGTACCTGTCCCTGACCGCCGCGCCGCAGGAGGAGCCGCGATGACCGCCGCAGTGAACCGTCCCGCCGCCCCGTCCCTGGCCCGCCTGACGCTGGTGGAGCTGCGCAAGATGACCGATACCCGGGCGGGCCGCTGGCTGCTGGCGTTCGTCGCGCTGATCGGCGTGGCGCTGGTGGTCGTGGTGCTGGTGGCCGTGCCCCGCGCCGAGCTGACCATGCCGGAGCTGTTCAGCGCCGCGATCTCGGGGGTGTCCCTGCTGCTGCCGGTCGTCGGGGTGCTGTCGGTGACCGGCGAGTGGTCGCAGCGCACCGCGCTGACCACGTTCGTGCTCGTCCCCGACCGCCGCCGGGTGATCGCCGCCAAGCTGGCCGCCGGTGCGGTGCTGGCGGCGGTGTGCCTGGCCGCCGCCGCGCTCGTCGCCTGGGCGGGACGGGCGGCGGCGGCCGCGCTGGACCGCACCGACGCCGGCTGGGGCCTGCCGCCGCAGCTGCTGGGCACCGCGCTGCTGTTCGCGGTGCTCGGCATGCTGGGCGGCGTGGCGTTCGGGATGGTCTTTTTGAACTCGCCGCTGGCGATCGTGCTGCTGTTCCTGCTGCCGACCGTCTGGACGATCCTGGGCGAGACCGTCTCGGCGCTGGAGAAGGCGGCCGGATGGCTGGACCTCAACCGCACCACCGAGCCGCTGCTGCAGCCCGGGGTGCAGCTCACCGCCGAGATGTGGGCGCGCTTGGCGGTCTCGGAGGCGGTGTGGCTGCTGGTGCCGCTGCTGATCGGCTGCTACCGGGTGCTGCGCGCAGAGGTCGGGTAGCGGCTTTTCAGACCTTGCGCCAGCGCGGTATCCAGGCGCCGTCCTCGACGGTGTAGTCGCCGAAGAGGGCCGGCGCCTCCCGCCGCATCAGCTCGCCGATCTTGCCGAAGATCAGCCGGATCTCCTCCTCGGCGCCGGGGGCGGTGCGGGTCTCGATGGTGTGCCGCAGGGTGCGCACGTTGGCCGTCCACACCAGGCCGGTGGCCACGCCCTCGGGTGCGAAACGGCGCATGAAGGAGGTCTTGTGCTTCTTCTCCTTGAACGGCACGCCTTCTTCGTCGAGGCCGAAGTGGTCGGCCATCCAGCGCTGGAACTGCTCCATCTGCTCCAGCAGGGCCGTGGCCCGTTCCATCAGCTCGGCGTCCTGGCGCGCCCACTCGGGGAACCAGAAGGGGATGTCGGTCAGGCGGACGAACCGCAGCGACTCCTGGGAGATCGCCACGCCCGGCCGGTGCCGCACCAGCTCGTGGGTGGCGACCCGGCTGACGTTGTGCAGCACGAAGCTGAAGCTCAGGTGCTCCAGCACCGAGCCGTGCATGCTGCGCAGGATGTTCTGCAGGTACTCGGTCTGGTCGGTGCGGACGCGGGTGACGTTGGGGTTCAGCCCCGGCTCCCAGGAGCGGTAGCACAACCGCCCGGCGAACTCCGCCAGGTTCTGCGGGTCGTTGAGCTCGCCGTCCAGCTCGCCCCGGTCCAGCCGTTCCAGCCAGCTCTCCCCGCCCACGTCCTTGAGGTAGCGGGCGACCTCGCCGTAGTCCAGCTCGGGCTTGGCGATCAGGAATACTTCAGGTTCGACACTCTTCACCAGCCTAACCGTAAAGCACTCTTCTCCCTCTCCCATCTCCGACCCGGTGCGGGGCATCGACCGGCTCCGGAGACGGCGCCGCCCGCCGGCCGGTGGGTGAGAGCCGGCGAGCGGGGTCCTCCGTGCAGCGGCGGCCGGGAGCGGCTCAGGCGACCTCGGCCCGCGCGACCTCCGAAAACAGCGGGTTGGTGAACGCCACCACCTTCGGCCTGAACTTGCCCTTCGCGCACACGGTCCCGACGGCCTTCTCCTTGGGCGCCAGGGTGGTCGTGTCAATCTGCCCCTCGGCCACCCCCAGGGCGTCGGCCGTGGCGTGCTTGATGCCCGTGCTGTCCGTCAGCGAGAAGTAGAGCGGGTTGACCTCCAGCTGCTTGGTGGTCTGGTTGGTGACGGTCACCTTCACGCACGTGAACGGGCTGCCGTCGTGCAGCAGGGTCGGCTTGAAGGCGGTCCGCTTGGCGGCGAGCTTCACCGGGACGTCCTTGCCGCCGCTCTTGCCGCCCTTGCCGGGCTCTGCGGGCTGGACGGCCACCGGGTCGGCGCCCTCGCACCCGGACAGGACGAAGGCAGCCAGGACCGCCACAGCGATAGCGATGATCTTGTTCATGAAAGCACTCCACGCCCCAATCGATCACGTGAGATGTGTTCGATGATAGTGTTCACAAACATTCTGCGCGACAGAGTTATCGATGATTAGAAGGGGTGGACGCGACTCGCCTCCCAGGCACTGAGCCGCACGGGACGGCGTGCGGGCGCAAGAGGGCGGATCAAAAGGGAGAGCCGTCTTCAAGCCGGGCCGGGTAACGTCCGTGCCATGAGGACGCTCATGAAGC contains these protein-coding regions:
- a CDS encoding TetR family transcriptional regulator, which encodes MTTGQRSLRDALLDAFAELLPLRGYRGVRMQDVADAVGVSRQTVYNEFGDKWGLAQALMIRRNEQYLDGIDQVFRRHDDLYEAVAAAVAYTLEMSADDPVSKAVLTGAGGEELLPLMTTQAEPVLFGARTRLIEHVAAQWPQLDRRALAEVADAAIRLTMSHMLLPADPPEQVARQIARMVARYLGEPCPPPKVRQ
- a CDS encoding acyl-CoA dehydrogenase family protein, with the protein product MDFDLPESANAVREGVRAIAERYDQEYWDRCDAEKRWPEEVWQELVKGGWTALAIPEEYGGAGQGLLELAVALENLAAGGAGGAATFMYLLTPAFGGLTIARHGTEAQRREFLPKIAAGELETCFAITEPDAGSNSINISTHAVRDGDHFLVRGQKIWISGVERADYMVLVTRTIPAAEARPRTSGFTVLLVDIKEAVAAGTLTYQPIPKLGTNTVASNMVFLDDVRVPADRVLGEVDQGFAVLWDILNPERILAAAGGVGSAELTLKIACDYARERAPFGKPIGANQAVAFPLARIKAQVELARLMTYKAAWLWDRHRPCGAEANIAKLTAADAAWQAADRAFQVHGGMAYSLEYPVARFFRDARIAKNIPVAEELVLAHIAQHELGLPKSY
- a CDS encoding SRPBCC family protein — encoded protein: MPRSYASAVIDAPADEVWAYVRDSGNLAQWRPGITTCAIEDDGPADRVGSVRRLIGVGSTFRERLTLLDDEARCCAYDILECPLPVRDCRATIRVAPVTDTGQAFVEWQAEFTADAADERAMTATFDRAVLGPGLDLLRRRFR
- a CDS encoding alpha/beta hydrolase, which gives rise to MSPHPQIVKFRELLALCGQMVGDDLSVENLRRAGRHGLGTGPTGPALPEVRDLHVAGPGGPIPVRLYRAVPRAAGALPTLVYLHGGGWVIGGIEDVDALCRELAAGIGCAVVNVGYRLAPEHPFPAATEDAWAVLADVAADPGRYGADPAALAVAGESAGGNLAAVTALRARDEGLRLAHQLLVYPVTDTAMDTPSWERYGTGLGLDAAAMAAFMEMYRAGADPADPRLAPLRAPDLSGLAPATVITAECDILRDEAEAYARRMAEAGVPVELHRYPGMIHSFFLLPEIFEAGAQARALAVRRLREAFTAVRRPGRV
- a CDS encoding gamma-glutamyl-gamma-aminobutyrate hydrolase family protein gives rise to the protein MTEGRTGTGETLGRTPPIIGVTAYEEPARWGEWVREAALLPSSYLRSIERAGGVPVLIPPQETLRGLATLMRQLDGLVLAGGSDLDPALYGAQRHPKTGSAHPRRDRFELALARAAIEADLPFLGICRGLQVLNVARGGTLIQHLPEAVGHHEHRPAPGKIGTHRVRIDPASRLGKILGETADVPTYHHQAAQRLGSGLVAVAWTSDQVVEAVELPEHRFGLAVQWHPEDGDDLRLFESLVAEAAGR
- a CDS encoding globin domain-containing protein produces the protein MAPEADKASAYFYGRLFAEHPQLRTLFPPAMDRQRDRMLRALTRIVWSLEDPDSLTGYLRDLGRDHRKLGIRPEHYAAVGTALIATLRKFGGPWWTPRMEAAWTAAFSAAAATMIDAAEAEAEHSPPWWVGEVVGHERYGHDLAVLTIRPDQPLRHVAGQHISVQTARWPRVWRRYSVANAPRPDGALTLHVRAVPGGWVSGALVRYTKVGDRLTLGPAMGGLTLQAASGGDLLLVAGGTGLAPLKALAEQVAATEPGRRVHLVWGVRTTVDLYALPQLRALEAGCAGLRVTVAVSDDPSFDGLQGTAADVLDRLDEPLGPDTDVYVSGPAAMVARTVGVLRDRGVPPERIHHDEPEEAEPQVAAARFVEQRVTARQPAI
- a CDS encoding sensor histidine kinase, with the protein product MPRRSLREWSTDLCYLGLATLVGAFFVVAIRTDPDQVDVPPLGYEAAIAVLCAALTLWLRRRRPVALAVIFQAGGIMSAGGLGFTAMALFNLAIHRPWRITVALTALHLTVVSLLWRLEPGTERDYWEGVTVLALLYVALIALGMLIRSQRQLVLAAQERARQAEEGQRLRIEEARHHERERLAREMHDVLAHRISLLALHAGALEYRGNLPEAEQRAAQVIRECAHEALEELREVIRMLRGGAEAGADRPQPTLTDLPELIEQSRQAGMRITLEEQVPARPAVPDRIGRHAYRIVQEGLTNAGKHAPGAHVRVKVAAVPGEGVTVEVTNPLPVGTAVPALPGAGAGLIGLRERVGLVGGRLEHGDTPDGDFRLHAWLPWPAP
- a CDS encoding response regulator encodes the protein MSAPIRILIVDDDALVRLGLSMMLAGAEDLQIVGEAADGAEALAAAGELRPDVVLMDIRMPRMDGLTATERLRARRDPPEVIIMTTFDTDEHILRAMRVGACGFLLKHTPPPQIVQAIRQVAAGEPIISPSVLRRLMNYVGDLAAAPPDPRRERARAALQRLSPGERAVALLIGQGRSNGEIGRELSMSVATVKAYVSRVLTKLDLNNRVQVALLVHDAALEDEPPAQT
- a CDS encoding ABC transporter ATP-binding protein, with the translated sequence MIEVTDLTKRYGDAVAVQGVSFRCEPGTVTGFLGPNGAGKSTTMRMICGLTPPTSGSATVLGVPYRRIPNPGRHVGVLLDASAQHSGRTGRETLELTARTLGVDAARAAQMLQRVGLPPAAARRRVGGYSLGMRQRLGIAQALLGDPRVLILDEPANGLDPEGIHWMRTMLRDFADRGGTVLLSSHLLREVEAVADRFVVIAGGRIVAQGGRELLTASAATFVRALNSAELETALAEAGLSARHCGDGAFTVAADAEAVGRAAAKAGVVLLELRPAGGGALEELYLSLTAAPQEEPR